One region of Salvia miltiorrhiza cultivar Shanhuang (shh) chromosome 3, IMPLAD_Smil_shh, whole genome shotgun sequence genomic DNA includes:
- the LOC131016748 gene encoding trihelix transcription factor ASIL2-like: MSSPTAADDAVTVADSAEKPQRRFPPPCWTQEETLVLIEAYRERWYALRRGYLRTADWDAVAAAVASHCPGASPAKTSAQCRHKMEKLRQRYRAEKQRAISFPHPGGRYFSSWFFFENMEAMENGTAPPATGQKQEDSADGSRLKSFMDQNIVKLKLKSKNSTDPDPELGFANGVKPKRFNSGAQIPIDYSPYSNAEIPDQMQENISHDHDLANCGSRSQKASVKSRAKNPSKMLNNFNISDGFNHQLFPAPMRIRKLENFEANMDPGSIRSRHSPNEEFWAKFPVNHKNNNSGGAKRARSAVEEIVSSIKMLGEGFVRMENAKMEMAREMEAARMEMEMKRNQVLLESQKQIVDAFLKGLFELKKSKKIKAAPTPADSAH, translated from the coding sequence ATGTCGTCCCCCACCGCAGCCGACGACGCGGTCACGGTGGCTGACTCGGCTGAGAAGCCTCAACGGCGGTTTCCGCCGCCGTGCTGGACCCAAGAAGAGACCTTAGTTCTGATCGAGGCGTACCGAGAGCGCTGGTACGCCCTCCGCCGCGGCTACCTCCGGACGGCGGACTGGGACGCGGTTGCCGCTGCCGTGGCGAGCCACTGCCCCGGCGCATCCCCGGCGAAGACCTCCGCGCAGTGCCGCCACAAGATGGAGAAGCTCCGGCAGCGCTACCGCGCTGAGAAGCAGCGCGCCATCTCCTTCCCGCACCCCGGCGGCCGCTACTTCTCGTCGTGGTTTTTCTTCGAGAATATGGAGGCGATGGAGAACGGCACCGCGCCGCCGGCAACCGGACAGAAGCAGGAGGATTCTGCCGACGGATCTCGATTGAAGTCTTTTATGGATCAGAACATAGTGAAATTGAAGCTCAAATCGAAGAACAGCACCGATCCCGACCCTGAACTAGGGTTCGCCAACGGCGTCAAACCTAAGAGATTCAATTCAGGAGCTCAGATCCCGATCGATTACTCTCCCTACTCGAACGCAGAAATTCCAGATCAAATGCAGGAAAACATCTCTCACGATCACGATCTCGCAAATTGCGGAAGCAGATCTCAAAAAGCTTCGGTCAAATCCAGAGCGAAGAACCCCAGTAAAATGCTCAACAATTTCAACATCAGCGACGGATTCAACCACCAATTATTCCCAGCGCCTATGAGGATCAGAAAGCTTGAGAATTTCGAGGCAAACATGGATCCAGGCAGCATAAGAAGCAGGCACAGTCCAAATGAAGAATTCTGGGCGAAATTTCCCGTGAACCACAAAAATAACAACAGCGGCGGAGCGAAGAGGGCGAGGAGCGCGGTGGAGGAGATCGTGTCGTCGATAAAAATGTTGGGCGAAGGATTCGTGAGAATGGAGAATGCGAAGATGGAGATGGCGCGTGAGATGGAGGCGGCGCggatggagatggagatgaaGCGGAACCAAGTGCTGCTGGAATCGCAGAAGCAGATTGTTGATGCGTTTTTGAAGGGATTGTTTGAGCTCAAGAAGAGCAAAAAAATCAAAGCTGCTCCAACTCCCGCAGATTCAGCTCactaa
- the LOC131016749 gene encoding ras-related protein RABE1c-like, translating to MAAAPARARADYDYLIKLLLIGDSGVGKSCLLLRFSDGSFTTSFITTIGIDFKIRTVELDGKRIKLQIWDTAGQERFRTITTAYYRGAMGILLVYDVTDESSFNNIRNWIRNIEQHASDNVNKVLVGNKADMDESKRAFPTSRGQALADEYGIKFFETSAKTNMNVEEVFFSIARDIKQRLAETDSKAEPQTIKITQPDQIGGASQVAQKSSCCG from the exons ATGGCTGCTGCACCCGCCAGAGCTCGAGCTGATTACGATTACCTCATCAAACTCCTATTGATCGGCGACAGCG GTGTGGGTAAAAGTTGTCTTCTTCTAAGATTTTCGGATGGCTCTTTCACCACCAGTTTCATTACTACCATTGG GATTGATTTTAAGATAAGGACTGTAGAGCTTGATGGTAAAAGAATCAAGCTACAAATTTGGGATACTGCCGGACAAGAGCGGTTCCGTACTATTACTACCG CTTACTATCGTGGAGCTATGGGCATATTGCTGGTGTATGATGTCACTGATGAGTCATCTTTCAACA ACATTCGGAACTGGATTAGAAATATTGAACAGCATGCCTCCGACAATGTCAACAAAGTATTAGTTGGCAACAAGGCTGACATGGATGAAAGTAAAagg GCCTTTCCTACCTCTAGGGGTCAAGCGCTCGCTGATGAATATGGCATCAAATTCTTTGAGACA AGTGCCAAGACGAACATGAACGTGGAGGAGGTTTTCTTCTCAATAGCTCGGGACATAAAACAAAGACTTGCTGAGACAGACTCAAAGGCGGAG CCTCAGACCATTAAAATTACCCAACCAGACCAAATAGGCGGGGCTTCCCAGGTTGCTCAAAAGTCGTCTTGTTGTGGCTAA